The DNA window TACATTAAGCGATTGGGAAACAACTTGAATATTCAATAACAAAAATCTAATTTGAACCTATCCCAATTCCCAACGATACATTAGGGTGATGAATGCTGATGGATAGTGCTGCCAAATAGAATGGCCTGTGTAAGACCTGATGAACCACAGTAATGGCCCCCGTATGCCAAGAAATTTGTGGCAATATTGTAGTTTTGTATGATTAAGTCCACTACAACAAACTTCACAAAATTGGGTTGTGATTACAAAACAAGAATGGTTAAATCCAGATTATTAATAGCAGGAAACTACTATGACATTACAGAGGCGATTGCTTGTGGAATAATTACCGATTGGTAGAGTTGGAAAGCTCTGCCACCAGCTTCAATAGCAACACTAACAGGTTGGTTTGCCACAGCCTTTTTCAGGGAGCTCTCGTCATTTTCTGGGacatcttcaaatccatcaatggTAACAACCTTAGCATTTTTCTGAAATAGAAGAAAACATCTTAGAATATCATAACAgttcgaataaaaaaaaaaccttatgttcttctaagttctaacaaaTCAATCTTCCATTCCTAAAATTTAAAGAGTGAAAAACTAGGACACGTACCTTATTTGGATCACATGTTCTATCAGAGGCATGGTAGGGGTAATCTTCTTCAGTATCAATACCGCCATTCTTGATAATAAAGTCAAAAGCGTAGTCCATGAGACCTCCATTGCATCCCTGGTTATATGTTCTATCACAATCCACCAGCTCCTGCTCCGACAAAGAAATCAGTTCCTTAGTAACAATCTGGTTTATACCCTCTACCGCGCCAACAGTTGAGAAGGCCCAGCAACTTCCTGcatttgaaaacaaacaatGTAAATAAATGTTGGAAGATAAGCATTACATGTTCATCTGTACTCATGATGAGGCAAAACTAGAATACGGGAGACATCGCTCTATTGATTCATGATCAAaactgtggaaaaaaaaaacgtatACTTTAAAACATGATTATGTTTGTAACACTTcgataaaaaaattttggtaaCCATTAATTCCTCAGCCTAATATGCCCACAGAACAGCTGGGCCAGCTCCGCTAACCCAGCCGCTACCAGACCGATACGTTTCGACTTGGCACAATCATCTTCACCATCCCAACCAAAGGTTTTTTTTATCAACTTGTCTACAGAGAAACATATCATCATCGGTGACAACTCTAGCCTGATTATAGATAATCTACACACGAGTGAATGAGCATTACAATGTCAAAAGTCTGTAAATTGattcaaaaaacaaacaaagtatCTCAAAACAACCTCAATCAGAACCCTAAATTAGTAAAAACAAGAATTCAACAAAAAGGGGAAAGATTGAGGAGAAAACTCACCACACTGTCCTTGATCCTTGACAGGCGCAACAGCGCCTTTTGCTCTCCAATCAACAGATTCCGGCAGGTCCTCGCCTGCCCTGAAAGCATATCGCTGGCTCTGACCCTTCAACAGCCTTTCCTTCCTCTCCATCTTGGCACCCAAAAACAGGGATCGGTACTCCTCGTTGGTGAGATCGGCAAACCGATTCAATCCAACCTTATAACTCCTGTTCACCGAGTTATGCTCCTCGACGAACCTGAGATTGTCCTTGAAAACCTGAAACCGCCTTTCCTTCTCCCCCAAGGCGTTGAAGGATTTGCGATGTCTGACAAGCCAACTCTCGTAAATCCTCCTCATCTGGGCCTCGTTCCTCCCACCAGCGACACCGATCCCGTGCTTTACATCGTAGTCAATGATGGACATATCCAGCGCCGACGAGAAACCCAGGAAGACGAAGAACAGGAAGAGAGCCACAGATTTGAGAAAAGCCATGGTTGTATGAATTGAAATTGAATAGCAACATGAGATAGATacgtgaatatatatatatatatatatatatatatatatatatatatatatatatatataggtgtatTGAGGAGGGGATTGGTACGGAATACCGAAATAGCGTTGAAAGCGGAGTCTGTATCTGTCACGAACACGAAGTCGAAGTCGCCGCAAGGGTGGTGGACCCGTAAGAATCTAACTTTGGAAAATGAATTGAGACTTTTGACCAGAATCACAACTACTTTTCTGCGGGCCATGTGACGGATTGTCGAGTCACAATTTGACACGTGGAAAAAGATATATACGTCCACGTGAAACGTagtcaatttttttctttttctttttctttttagaaaagaaacttcttttttttttttttttctaaaatatggGAGAAACAAAGGCTTTAATGCTTTATTGATGGGTGTGACTGTGTGAGCACTGCGCAGAGCAGATGTAGGAACATCTGGGCCAAAATGGGCCGCTGCAGACGCCGAGTCAGCTGTGTTTTAGATAGTGGGCTGGGCTGCCATGACCCGCCTTGCATGTTTTAGATAGTAGTTATTACTTTTGCctttaatatataaaatttcgaTATATTCCTCCATACCAATGGCCTACCTGAGTCTACGGGGTCTGGACGAACTCTAAAAAAGtttaattctaaaaaaaatattacttaaatataacTCGTCTAGTATTTTGAGATTCAAAATCACTAATTACGTTTGTATAATTAACATTTTTCTTCAAATCACTCTCAATAGACAACATAGTTAACATTTAACATTTCTTGCAACATGGTGGACCGAAAatatgattttatcaatttcaactttgaaaagcttctctcagCAGAGGCTATCGTTACTAGAATAGTTAACAATATTCTATATGCAATCCATGTATTTGGAAACCCACCATCAAGCATTTgcaaataatttaatatttcaaTAGGTTTTTTTACTTCTTCAAGCAAGATGTTAcacaaaaaaccctaaaaaatcaaaactcGAAGATAGAATCTTGAATTATCTGCAACTCTCAAGGTCCCCTTCTCCTTCTAGTTTCAAAATCCCAAAACGGAAAACCAAATCAATGTAAGAGAGAGCTTAGCGAAATCAAAGATTTAGAAATAATTAGAATTAGAATTGCATAGAGAGTAGAGACGAAGTCGGAAGTCGAGTCGCGATATGAGAAGAATAGGGAATGGTGAATGAGCCAGAGCCAATGAGGCTTTTTGATCTTGTTTtccttaaaatttattttctttttgtggaTTTCAACGTTAACATTTAAATGGcttggtatttttcttttcgTTGGGCCCCTTCTtctcaaattttctttctttctttctttatggaTTTTATAAACTAACACATATGGGGTTTTAAAATGGGCTGGGAAGATAAATGGTCTACTATATATAACTAACACTATTAAAAATTTGGGGGTCCTAGGCGATGGCCCAGCTCACCCAGGCCTAGGGCCGTCCTTGCTCAATACTCTTGAGTTTCGGCTAATTTCGATGACACAAACTTACTTTTTTTTGTCCAACTCCAACCTCTTTATAACCTTATTTTAAAAAGGGATAAGTATCCCATAAACCCTTAAACTTACCAAAAAGGGTTTAATTCAGCTCTCAAgtttttttggtgctaaatcAGGCTCTTCACTTCAACAAACGATTCACGTTAGCCTTTTGAACACTTTTCCGTTATAACAAATATGACGTGGTTGTTAATTgattatgtgtattttttaaatattttaatgataTTTGACATGGCAGACACATGGCATTGACATGTGacgtcattttaaaaaaataaaaatcttccATGAAAAGCTTCCATGGAGTTCTGAATTTGTCATTCGCTTATCTTGGGTTGCAGATTTTGTTGAGATGTATTTTCGGTCTCGTACCTTAGTGGATCTAGGTTGGTTTGGAGACTTGTACTCGCGGAGATGGATTTTCGGAAAGGATATCTTCTGAAGATCTCTTTAGAACTGTTTTCAATAAACGTGTGAATCGTTTATTGAAGTCGAGGGGTTGATTTGGCTGAATTATATTgccatttttttgataaatttaagGGATTTTGTGATATTTATCCATTTTAAAAATATACTAAAATTAGTGTTGTAAAAATCGGTTTGAAGTTTGATAAATACCCAAAAAATCAGGTTAACAAAttaaatcattattttattCCCTTTTTAAATGATTATTAATCATTCTTTAAAGTTATTTGACTTATTTCACTAGTTAAAATCAATTTAAGCTCTGTTTGAtaaacaattttgacagtaacatATATTGTGGACATTTATATGctggaaaaaaaatgatagcATATTTACTGTTAAAATTGCTATGTAAATTACAgaggtattatgcatttaagttgtaCTAAAAGattcaaataaataacaaaataaattgtaaataatttctaatactaataataacattaataaataaattaaataagatagtttttttataaaattaataaaataaatattctaccagaatttacttttcaaataattttcatCAAATCCGTCACAATAGTTCTAAACATGAACACTTTTCCATTCAAAGTTTAAGTACCAAAATAACTCGAACCATCAATACCCTCATCATTGTCTTCAACATCACTATCATTCTCATCAGCAGTTTCATAATGGTCATCTTTATTTTCACTGGGCAAGTTCACCActgtcatcttcttcttcatcttgttTCTTAAAAGGTAATTGCTAAATACACAGGTTTTTTTGCTAAATGCACACAAGTCTATCTGTCTATGGTCTGACTGATTGATTGCATAGGGTCCCTAGATCCTTGGTCAGCGCAAAGCACTGTACAAACAGTTTGATGATTACATCACCATCGACTTTGTTCCATTCTATTACCGATtaccaataaaaagaaaaagcttGGTCTAAGAACCGTACGGATAACACAACCCCAAGAAGTCCCCCTTCTTCTCCTACTGTAATAACTTGCACTCTCAATTCTTAAAAaactttaaatattaaattactattttaatattaaattaaggtAATTATAACTTTTACctattaataatataaacaaaatatattttacactattTAACCGCTATCAAAATCCTGATTTTAATCGTAAGATCGTATGATCTTAGGTAACCAAAACGATTCGAATAAatgtaaaatcccaaaattgataagatctatcGATCTTACCATATGGTCTTATTGATTTTACCATCTTACTAATTTTATAATCTTATCGATTTTACTGATCATAACTTTAATAGACTTATGGAGTTATGGACTTATCGATTGTGGTTTACtaatagggatggcaacgggccAGGTTGGGTAGGGTTTTTGAACACCCAACCTGGCCCTGATCTCTTAAAATCTTTCTCTAACCCGTTGAACtagcaagaaaacaaacaacactTTCAATTTGCCATCATAGTCACAACACAATCAATTTGTGACGCAAACGCAGAATCagaacacttgaattcgttcacgacgaaatcaagatCTTAGAATtctccaagaacaattgaggaaacctcaaggaattttattaaaaaactaaatgaatgaattacaaacgtttatgagactaatcgaaaaacctaaaaatatggttataatcgaaaaacctaaaaatattaatatatattatataaatatccaaacattatatacattaaattaaaattgattattgttaaagtgaaagtggggagacatcttcatgtatgttttattttcttttattttttttcttgatcattttaTTTCTCTCGGTCTTATAAACCAAATGAACACCCCTACTATTTTCTTTTAGTGACACCCCCTTCCTCACTTGACCTCCTCTATCTTCCGCCAACATGTATAATAATACAGTGTCATACATTCTTTCTTTGTTGCCAGATTTATGCTTTAAGTTGTTCATGGCCAAATTATAgtattttgatatatattaGATATTGGAATATATGAGATTATGAAATTTTCACTACATGTTGAAAGTGTTTGacatatatgtttgaaaatcatTACAGCAGCCCTATACTTATCTTTCTTATTatcattataattataattattatcaaCTGGTGATTTAGTTTTTACACATTATTTTTCATGCGTTGAATGAGAAAATAAatgtgtctttttcatgtttatgcGTCATATTCACTGGATTTGAGAGTCTTTGTTACCTTGTTGCTTGGTCATGGTAGGTAGGTTGAATATAATATACTAAATATAGAGCTTGTCATTTGTTTGCTACTTACAGTAACatatttttgttgatgatgactcaagaaaatttttaaatattaatatcaAGGACTTTGCATGACCATTTAATTCAAACtaaatctaattaattataatatctgCCTCAAATTacctaaataataaaaaaaatgtacaaaaaaataaacaaaggaaaatcTAGGGAAAAAGAGGCATGCGCGTGAATGAATATATGTGTGATACGTTttcagtgagagagagaggtttaatggggttttgatatatatgtgtgtgtatataaagAGAGAGGGGGACACATCACATCCATGTAAGGCAATGACCAAAGCAGAAAGTACTggcctctctctctcatctcctctTCTCTGTCTCTTATTCATAGAATTCCGAATTATGTGTGCAATACATTGAAATCAGTGTTGTGTGTACCTAGTAAAAGTTGTGTGTATTTAGATGCACCCTTCTTAaaattcctttcttcttctatgttggccatatattcatcaaattcatcctcaTCCACCTCATCGCTTCCATCAAAACACagatacaatatataaaaaaaaatctcacaaaTACCGTTATATATAGAAATCCTCCAACACCTGCATCGCAATACATCGATTTCGATATTTGTTGGAAGAAGgagaatattaaaaaaaagaaaaaactaaaacATCATACAAAGCAAAAATAAAATACCCTAACTAAGAAGGAGAATAACCACATTGTCACATTAGCATATTCGACATTTTTCGTTTGGTCAGAATACCCGGTCAGCACATCAGACTCCACAAAAAGCTAATCGTGAAATCACTCTGTAAAATCAATGATCATTTTGTaacatttgatttttattgcttgAGTTGTAACATGAGCTATCTGTCAATAACTAAAGTGAGTTTTACCCGAGTCCGACTAGTCGGGCCGGACTTTTTGGAGCTTTCCAAGTGTCGGCATTACTGGGGTGGTGGTGCTTTTATTTTTTGCATGTGAAGCTAGATTTGTCTGGACTTTGCATATTCAGCGACTTTTCTAATGCGTTGCTTTCTCCGTCTTATGCTAGATTATCATATCAAACTAACCAATACCAATCATTTTATACAATCACTTATCCGACCATGCCCATAAAAAAGGGCCTTAACACAATACATGGCCCCATTGGATGTCATAGTTTCAATTGTTGGTCGTCTTTATGCGAAGGAAAagacatttttttctttcaatcaaATTTTGCCCTAATGAGGGGCAACTTGAGGAATGGGACAATCTTTTTCTCGGACTTTTCTTTTGCTCCAAAGAGTTTCAAAAGattccttctctttttcctttttaaatggGAGATTTGAGTAGTCGAAGTCGAACCCAAACTTTGTTGAATATATCTTAGGCTATATACTTGGGAATGGTTGTTGGGTTGGGAATGATGGGTTTGGAAGGGTTAGGGAGATATTAACAAATGTTTAGGATAAACTTTAAATGGGAGATGTTTGAATGTGCTTGAATTATTGAATGAGTCTTGGCTTTTAGGGGTGTAAACGATCGGTTATGAtcgttttttcttattttttgacaaaaatttaagcCACCGATTGGTCAGTTATTCGGTCCATTTTTCATTGGTCctctctattttttattttttttaaaaaataaccgaTCGTTCAATCGTTAACCATTCGGTTGGACCCTCCATACCTTCCAACACGAAAAGTTGAGAGCTATTTGTTACTTTTTGAAATCCAATAGTTTCTAATGGATTGGGACCCGTGCATAATGCCATTTTGCTGCACTAAAACAATTAGaaaatttaggaaaaaaatCATACATATGGAGTATTTAATACGACGAATctaatcatatatttttttattagaaataaaaataaaaatcatcacaataactgttgaatataaactcaaaacattatATATTTCGATCACAAAGAATTTTATTtatgtttcgaataaaaaatatatcatcgTACACTTTACCGAAATGGGTCACCGGCCACAGGTCCTCCCCGGATCCCTCTCTAACACCTCCAACGACCTTCATTGATTATGCATTGATTGAAGGTAGCTATAAACTATTACAGCCTCAACTAGTTTAATCAAAGCAAATATTAATACATACAGAACTAGTACAAATGATACAGCCTCGCCCTCTTCTACCTCTCTCACAGTGAAAATATCGCTCTCACAGTGAAAATGATACGAGCAGTCCGTATCGACCAACAGCGGAATTGAGTTTTTTTCTAATATAACATTaatgaaacaaatatatatttgtataaagCTTAACAAAAAGTTATTACCCATATAATACTTCACGCCAGTCAGTATGGACTGACAACGGAATTTGCCACAAAACAGACGGTTTGAGTGGACGTCGCTAGTCCTGTATGCGCGTGAACATTGACTTGCCTTCGTTTTGGTCTTCCTGCTCTCAGTCTCTGTCTCTCACTCCCTCTAAATACTTTCAACTGTGAAGTGCTTCAGGGCACTCAACAATGGATACCAGAGCTCTCGTtgtttcatctctctctctattcatTCTCCTTTTTCATTCTGGTCTCTGTCTGCAACATAAGGTACAAGAACTCAGTGACGACTCTGTAGCTGCAGCAAAGAGAGAAGCATTGGAAATAATCATCGGTGGAGGTGGTTATCCAGCTCCACCTTCAGAAACCCAAGAATGTCCACCTCCACCGCCCCCTCCTGAACCCATATGCCCACCACCATcgtctcctccaccaccaccaccaccaccaccgtctcctcctcctcctccacctccacctccacctccacctccacctccacctccacctccagcaCCGaaaccaacaccaacaccaacaccaaaacCAAATCCTCCAAAACCTTCACCAACCCCATTTGGCCCGTTTGAGAGCAAAAGGATCGCAATCGTGTTCCCTGTGATTCAGAAATTCAAACTGAAAATCAAAGACGACCCGAATGGCTACAAAAAGACATGGGTCGGCCCCGACATTTGCAACAAATACAAAGGCTTCACGTGCGAGTTTCTCCCTAAAACAAAGACCAAAGCATTAGCCGGAGTAGACTTCAACGGCGCTAACTTCGGCGGCAAAGACCTTGCCCTCCCAGGCTTCCTTGACAAATTGCCTGATTTAGCATTCTTTCACGCAAACTCCAACAATTTCACGGGTCAAATGCCGGAAAACATCGTCAAATTGCCATACCTGTACGAGATCGATGTCAGCAACAACAAATACGTCGGCAAATTCCCCAAATCAGTTCTTGATGTCAAGTACTTGTCCTTCTTGGATCTCAGATTCAACCAATTTAATGGTTCGGTTCCGTCACAAGTATTCAATCTAAATCTCGAGGCACTCTTCCTCAACAACAACCAATTCGACCAAAATCTCCCTTACAATCTCGGATCCACAACGGCTCTGTATCTCACCCTCGCCAACAACAAGTTCACCGGTCCGATCCCGATCAGCATTGGGCGAGCACCGAAGCTAATCGAGGTCCTCTTCTTGAACAACAAACTCTCAGGTTGTTTGCCGTACGAGATAGGCTTCTTGAGGAACTCCACAGTGTTTGATGTGGGCATGAACCAGTTGACAGGCCCAATACCATGCTCATTTGGGTGCCTGTCCAAAATGGCCCTGTTAAACCTGGCCCAAAACCAATTCTATGGGCCTGTGCCTGAGCTAGTGTGTAATCTGGCCAACTTAGTGAACTTCTCACTGTCCTACAATTATTTCACTCAAGTTGGGCCACAATGCAGGAAGTTGATAAAGAAGAAGATTCTAGATGTTAGAATGAACTGTATTTTGGACCTTCCAAATCAGAGGTCTAAAGAGGATTGTGCTGCATTCTTCTCCAAGCCCAGAAACTGCCCCAGGAAGAAGTCATATAAGTGGGTTCCTTGTAAGAAGGATGGGTATCTGAACTCATCAGCAACCATTGAAGCACCTCAACTACCACAAGCACAGCCAGTGGCTTCACCTCCTTTGTCTTATAGTGCACTTAGCCCACATAGGTTGTGATTCTTGTTCTCTATGGATCATAGGCCCATCAAAAATAGTGATGGTGGTGCTGCTGGTAATTCCCTCTGTTTTAGTGTGTTTATTTTCCCATTaatgtttgtgtttgtgattATAAGCAAGAGTCCTTTATTTAGTTGTTAATTTATATTCAGTTATTTGATCACGTTTACAAGACGAGAGTTTTAGCATTACAATGACttagggtttgtttggtagagcggaaatattgattttcaacgATAGCGGAAAAACTATGAAAAAGAAGATGAGTTTAAAGgcgtgaaatatgttgtgagatGTTTGATGAAGTAAAAGTTGACACAAGCGGAAaattgttgaaataaagtattataatattagatttttttaaattttatattaatataaatgtaataaatataattcttatttaaaattaattttaagtattaattaataaatattttcatattaaacTTTTATAATgaatttcatataattttaattattaattaaaaaataggaCCCACATTTGATatcacaataaataaataaatttaatattaatattaatatatataattttaaagctgtgaaaaaaactgagtttaaagctgtgaaatatgttgtaaGGTGTTTGATGAAGTAAAAGTTTACACTAGTGAAAAATTGTtggaataaaatattataatattagattttttttaaaattttatattaatataaatgtaataaatataattcttatttaaaattaattttaagtattaattaataaatattggggtttttatccataaggacaaaacttaaaagttgtattccaacaaggacaatctaaaaaaacctttagaaaaaaggacaaagtctaacaacttaccaaaatactcttcctcctcctttcttcttattcctctttcttcttccttgcgccaCCATATCGGAAGTTTGTTTTAGCATTACAGTGACttagggtttgtttggtagagcggaaatATTGATTTTCAAAACTAACGGAAAAGCTGTGAAAAAGAAGATGAGTTTAAAggtgtgaaatatgttgtgaggtgtttgatgaaGTAAAAGTTAACACAAGCGGAAaattgttgaaataaagtattataatattatttttttaa is part of the Tripterygium wilfordii isolate XIE 37 chromosome 7, ASM1340144v1, whole genome shotgun sequence genome and encodes:
- the LOC120001440 gene encoding uncharacterized protein At4g06744-like, encoding MDTRALVVSSLSLFILLFHSGLCLQHKVQELSDDSVAAAKREALEIIIGGGGYPAPPSETQECPPPPPPPEPICPPPSSPPPPPPPPPSPPPPPPPPPPPPPPPPPPPAPKPTPTPTPKPNPPKPSPTPFGPFESKRIAIVFPVIQKFKLKIKDDPNGYKKTWVGPDICNKYKGFTCEFLPKTKTKALAGVDFNGANFGGKDLALPGFLDKLPDLAFFHANSNNFTGQMPENIVKLPYLYEIDVSNNKYVGKFPKSVLDVKYLSFLDLRFNQFNGSVPSQVFNLNLEALFLNNNQFDQNLPYNLGSTTALYLTLANNKFTGPIPISIGRAPKLIEVLFLNNKLSGCLPYEIGFLRNSTVFDVGMNQLTGPIPCSFGCLSKMALLNLAQNQFYGPVPELVCNLANLVNFSLSYNYFTQVGPQCRKLIKKKILDVRMNCILDLPNQRSKEDCAAFFSKPRNCPRKKSYKWVPCKKDGYLNSSATIEAPQLPQAQPVASPPLSYSALSPHRL
- the LOC120001688 gene encoding cysteine proteinase RD21A-like, with product MAFLKSVALFLFFVFLGFSSALDMSIIDYDVKHGIGVAGGRNEAQMRRIYESWLVRHRKSFNALGEKERRFQVFKDNLRFVEEHNSVNRSYKVGLNRFADLTNEEYRSLFLGAKMERKERLLKGQSQRYAFRAGEDLPESVDWRAKGAVAPVKDQGQCGSCWAFSTVGAVEGINQIVTKELISLSEQELVDCDRTYNQGCNGGLMDYAFDFIIKNGGIDTEEDYPYHASDRTCDPNKKNAKVVTIDGFEDVPENDESSLKKAVANQPVSVAIEAGGRAFQLYQSGVFTGHCGTDLDHGVVAVGYGTENGVDYWIVRNSWGPNWGESGYIKLERNVAEKTGKCGIAMEASYPTKTGGNPPKPSPSPPSPVKPPTVCDEYYSCPEGSTCCCLYEYENYCFGWGCCPLESATCCDDHYSCCPQNYPVCDLNAGTCRMSKTNPLGVKLLKRTPALKARPHSNILKRIIGS